Proteins co-encoded in one Pyxidicoccus xibeiensis genomic window:
- a CDS encoding fibril protein, with amino-acid sequence MFPLRVACVGLVLLTACASSNKSASPAREARARTAAAPGGELLSYGFDPRDPVRVGWGNQGVLAFLELLRGPQGQRIAWRRVGPCCEADASPSRAPSLEVFEVTYEGLATPVRLYLDPHHGDAIYAPQGFTIEGLTSRAPPPAEEQPEVIEL; translated from the coding sequence ATGTTCCCGCTTCGTGTTGCCTGCGTCGGACTGGTGCTCCTGACGGCGTGTGCCTCATCCAACAAGTCCGCGTCCCCGGCACGGGAGGCGCGCGCCCGGACGGCAGCCGCGCCCGGAGGGGAGCTTCTCTCCTACGGCTTCGACCCGAGAGACCCGGTGCGGGTGGGCTGGGGGAACCAGGGCGTGCTGGCCTTCCTCGAGCTGCTGCGAGGTCCGCAGGGCCAGCGCATCGCCTGGCGGCGCGTGGGGCCCTGCTGCGAGGCAGACGCCTCTCCGTCACGCGCGCCCAGCCTGGAGGTCTTCGAGGTGACGTACGAGGGGCTCGCCACGCCGGTGCGCCTCTACCTCGACCCGCACCATGGGGACGCCATCTACGCGCCCCAGGGCTTCACCATCGAAGGCCTCACCTCGCGAGCGCCGCCGCCCGCCGAGGAACAGCCCGAGGTCATCGAGCTGTAG
- a CDS encoding DUF885 domain-containing protein, with protein sequence MPTASSSAADAAYTRLAREYLDWHAAVNPIRATRLGFHQHDTLLPDVSAEALTRKASALRDWLARLEQVDREALTGDAAVDVRVLENAMRAELAELEEERVWERDPGFYVGLISGGLSSLSSREFAPVAERMRSLRIRMARIPTVLAAAKANLKAVPKLWAQHAARDARGTVAYLRADLPKALESQGFAQVDAAERDAFTSAREEAARQLEGYVTWLEQDLTPRADGDFRLGRERFEKKLALEEHVTLTADQLRDINERAIREYKAWVAKEAAKVDPKLTPEQVMAALVKDHPTAEELIPAARAQLVELQRFVRERNILTLPSDRLPVVRETPPYARLGFASMDTPGPFEAKATEAFYNITNVEPGWSPEQQAQHLTYFNRAGLLGITVHEAMPGHFVQLLYESRIPTDVRKVFNPASLVEGWAHYTEQMMVDEGLGNGDPRIRLGQLRRALQRHARWYAALALHVYGEPLEAVAKRYAEIAYFEPFPALREVERGTSNPTYLYYAVGRMQILKLRDDYRRHLEARGEKFVLKDFHDRFLQLGLPVSLARGVLMPGDTAPSLE encoded by the coding sequence ATGCCGACGGCCTCGTCCTCCGCGGCCGATGCCGCGTACACCCGCCTCGCCCGCGAGTACCTCGACTGGCACGCGGCGGTGAATCCCATCCGCGCCACCCGGCTCGGCTTCCACCAGCACGACACCCTGCTCCCGGACGTCTCCGCCGAGGCCCTGACTCGCAAGGCCTCCGCGCTGCGCGACTGGCTCGCGCGGCTGGAGCAGGTGGACCGCGAGGCCCTCACCGGTGACGCCGCCGTCGATGTCCGCGTCCTGGAGAACGCCATGCGCGCGGAGCTCGCCGAGCTGGAGGAGGAGCGCGTCTGGGAGCGAGACCCCGGCTTCTACGTGGGCCTCATCTCCGGCGGGCTGTCCAGCCTGTCCTCCCGCGAGTTCGCCCCCGTCGCCGAGCGGATGCGCTCCTTGCGCATCCGCATGGCGCGCATCCCCACCGTGCTCGCCGCCGCGAAGGCGAACCTCAAGGCCGTGCCGAAGCTGTGGGCCCAGCACGCCGCCCGCGACGCGCGCGGCACCGTGGCCTACCTCCGCGCGGACCTGCCCAAGGCCCTGGAGTCCCAGGGCTTCGCCCAGGTCGACGCCGCCGAGCGTGACGCCTTCACCTCCGCCCGCGAGGAGGCCGCCCGGCAGCTGGAGGGCTACGTGACGTGGCTGGAGCAGGACCTCACGCCGAGGGCCGACGGCGACTTCCGCCTGGGCCGCGAGCGCTTCGAGAAGAAGCTGGCCCTGGAGGAGCACGTCACGCTCACCGCGGACCAGCTCCGCGACATCAACGAGCGCGCCATCCGCGAGTACAAGGCCTGGGTCGCCAAAGAGGCCGCGAAGGTGGACCCGAAGCTGACGCCCGAGCAGGTGATGGCCGCCCTCGTGAAGGACCACCCCACGGCCGAGGAGCTGATTCCCGCCGCCCGCGCCCAGCTCGTGGAGCTGCAGCGCTTCGTGCGAGAGCGGAACATCCTCACGCTCCCTTCCGACAGGCTGCCCGTGGTGCGCGAGACGCCGCCCTATGCGCGGCTCGGCTTCGCGTCCATGGACACCCCCGGCCCCTTCGAGGCGAAGGCCACCGAGGCCTTCTACAACATCACCAACGTGGAGCCCGGCTGGTCGCCGGAGCAGCAGGCCCAGCACCTCACCTACTTCAACCGCGCCGGCCTGCTCGGCATCACCGTCCACGAGGCCATGCCCGGCCACTTCGTGCAGCTGCTCTACGAGTCGCGCATCCCCACCGACGTGCGCAAGGTCTTCAACCCCGCGTCCCTCGTCGAGGGCTGGGCCCACTACACCGAGCAGATGATGGTGGACGAGGGGCTCGGCAACGGCGACCCGCGCATCCGCCTGGGCCAGCTCCGCCGCGCCCTGCAGCGGCACGCGCGCTGGTACGCCGCCCTCGCGCTACACGTGTACGGCGAGCCCCTGGAGGCCGTGGCGAAGCGCTACGCGGAGATTGCGTACTTCGAGCCCTTCCCCGCCCTGCGCGAGGTGGAGCGCGGCACCTCCAACCCCACGTACCTGTACTACGCGGTGGGGCGCATGCAGATTCTCAAGCTGCGTGACGACTACCGCCGCCACCTGGAGGCGCGCGGCGAGAAGTTCGTGCTGAAGGACTTCCACGACCGCTTCCTCCAGCTCGGCCTGCCCGTGTCGCTGGCGCGCGGAGTCCTGATGCCCGGAGACACCGCGCCGTCGCTGGAGTGA